In one window of Erinaceus europaeus chromosome 17, mEriEur2.1, whole genome shotgun sequence DNA:
- the LOC103110275 gene encoding olfactory receptor 5AR1 yields MSNENHSVVTEFIFMGITQDPQLQIIFFVVFLLVYLVNVVGNVGMIILIITEPQLHTPMYFFLCNLSFVDLGYSSAIAPRMLADFLTKHKVISFSSCATQFAFFVGFVDAECYVLAAMAYDRFVAICRPLHYSTLMSKRVCVALMVGSYLAGLVSLVAHTSLTFSLSYCGSNVINHFFCEIPPLLALSCSDTYISEILLFSLCGFIEFSTILIIFISYAFILIAIIRMRSAEGRLKAFSTCGSHLTGVTLFYGTVMFMYLRPTSSYSLDQDKWASVFYTIIIPMLNPLIYSLRNKDVKGAFKKLIGIKPQ; encoded by the coding sequence ATGAGTAATGAAAACCACTCCGTGGTGACTGAATTTATCTTCATGGGTATCACTCAGGACCCTCAACTGCAGATCATTTTCTTTGTGGTCTTCCTTTTGGTCTACCTGGTCAACGTAGTGGGCAATGTTGGTATGATCATCCTGATCATCACAGAACCCCAACTTCACACGCCCATGTATTTTTTCCTCTGCAACCTCTCCTTTGTTGACCTGGGCTACTCTTCAGCCATCGCCCCCAGGATGTTGGCTGACTTCCTCACCAAGCACAAAGTCATCTCCTTCTCCAGCTGTGCCACTCAGTTTGCCTTCTTTGTAGGCTTTGTAGATGCAGAGTGCTATGTCCTGGCAGCCATGGCCTATGACCGTTTTGTGGCCATCTGTCGACCCCTCCACTACAGCACTCTCATGTCCAAGCGTGTCTGTGTGGCTCTCATGGTGGGCTCCTACCTGGCTGGTCTGGTGAGTTTAGTAGCTCACACTTCTCTCACCTTCAGTTTGAGTTACTGTGGTTCCAATGTCATCAATCATTTCTTCTGCGAAATCCCTCCACTCTTGGCCCTCTCTTGCTCAGACACCTACATCAGTGAGATCTTGCTCTTTAGTCTATGTGGCTTCATTGAATTCAGCACCATCCTCATCATCTTCATCTCCTACGCCTTCATTCTCATTGCAATCATCAGAATGCGCTCAGCTGAAGGTCGCCTTAAGGCTTTCTCCACCTGTGGGTCCCACCTCACTGGAGTCACACTTTTTTATGGCACCGTCATGTTTATGTATCTGAGACCAACCTCCAGCTACTCTTTGGACCAAGACAAGTGGGCCTCTGTGTTTTATACTATCATTATCCCCATGCTGAATCCCTTAATCTATAGTTTACGGAATAAGGATGTCAAAGGTGCTTTCAAAAAACTAATTGGAATAAAACCTCAATAA
- the LOC103110276 gene encoding olfactory receptor 10A7-like: MSMTKTNYTVTEFVFLGLSSQPETQLILFIMFLFFYLLTIIGNIVIITVIQIEPRLQTPMYFFLMNLSFLDICYTSTNVPQMLSNMVGKMKTIPFASCATQMFFSLSFGMIECVLLGVMAYDRYVAICHPLHYTVIMNHNTCVQLAAISWVSSFLSSMVINVLTLTLPYCGPNVLDHFFCEVPSVLRLACTDTSFTEMVVFIFSVIIVFIPFLLIAVSYARILLSVLRMQSSSGRYKALSTCASHLTVVALFYGTAIFMYMRPQSKSSRAGGKIIAVFYTVITPMLNPMIYSLRNQDVKLAIKRAIEKQRS; encoded by the coding sequence ATGAGTATGACAAAGACTAATTACACTGTGACTGAATTTGTGTTCCTGGGACTTTCATCTCAGCCAGAGACACagctcattctttttattatgtttcttttcttttatttattaacaatcaTTGggaatattgttattattactgtgatTCAGATAGAACCTCGTCTCCAAACACCTATGTACTTCTTCCTCATGAATTTATCCTTCCTGGATATCTGCTATACCTCCACCAATGTCCCGCAAATGCTATCCAATATGGTGGGGAAAATGAAGACCATCCCATTTGCCAGTTGTGCCACTCagatgtttttctccctctcttttggaATGATTGAATGTGTTCTCCTGGGTGTCATGGCTTATGACAGATATGTGGCCATTTGTCATCCTCTTCATTATACTGTCATTATGAACCACAATACCTGTGTTCAACTGGCCGCTATTTCTTGGGTCAGTAGCTTCCTGAGTTCCATGGTTATCAATGTTCTCACCTTAACTTTACCTTACTGTGGACCCAATGTCCTTGATCACTTTTTCTGTGAGGTCCCCTCTGTCTTGAGGTTGGCCTGCACAGATACGTCATTCACTGAGATGGTTGTTTTTATCTTTAGTGTCATCATTGTCTTCATACCGTTTCTTCTCATCGCTGTGTCCTATGCCCGGATTCTCCTATCGGTTCTCAGGATGCAGTCATCCTCTGGGAGGTACAAAGCATTGTCCACCTGTGCCTCTCATCTGACAGTAGTGGCTTTGTTCTATGGAACTGCAATCTTTATGTATATGAGACCTCAGTCAAAGTCCTCCAGGGCTGGCGGTAAAATCATTGCAGTGTTCTACACTGTAATCACACCCATGCTCAACCCCATGATCTACAGCCTAAGGAATCAGGATGTAAAATTAGCTATCAAGAGAGCTATTGAAAAACAGAGGTCATAG